The following proteins are co-located in the Pyrococcus abyssi GE5 genome:
- a CDS encoding PIN domain-containing protein → MYLVDTNVFLEIFLNQEKANEAEEFLTKTPTEYSHISDFSLYSIGIILSRQKKYAVFSDFVEDVLLEGGVTLLRLSPFDLGSVINAAERFNLDFDDAYQYTLARKYNLKIVSFDSDFDKTDIGRLLPAQALRR, encoded by the coding sequence ATGTATCTAGTTGATACCAATGTGTTCCTTGAGATTTTTCTTAACCAAGAAAAAGCAAATGAGGCAGAAGAGTTTTTGACAAAAACGCCAACAGAATATTCACACATTTCAGACTTTTCTCTTTATTCTATTGGAATAATTCTGTCTAGACAGAAAAAATATGCTGTCTTTTCAGATTTTGTAGAAGATGTCCTTTTGGAAGGAGGAGTGACACTTTTGCGACTGTCCCCCTTTGACCTTGGAAGCGTTATTAATGCAGCGGAAAGATTTAATCTGGATTTTGACGATGCATACCAATACACCTTAGCCAGAAAATACAATCTCAAGATTGTGAGCTTTGATTCCGATTTTGATAAAACCGATATAGGAAGGTTGCTCCCTGCTCAAGCTCTTCGAAGGTAG
- the rfbC gene encoding dTDP-4-dehydrorhamnose 3,5-epimerase: protein MPFEFKRLSIPDVILIKPKVFEDERGFFMETYKKSDFEKAGIKGEFVQDNHSRSKYGVLRGLHFQKEPYAQAKIVRCIRGVIFDVAVDLRKNSPTFGKWVGVILSEFNKWQLYIPRGFAHGFLVLSDVAEVVYKVDNVYAPEYEGGLIWNDPDVNIKWPIDNPILSEKDKKWPTLKELIEKDELF from the coding sequence ATGCCATTCGAGTTCAAACGCTTGAGTATTCCAGATGTGATTTTAATTAAGCCCAAGGTCTTTGAGGACGAAAGGGGCTTCTTCATGGAGACTTACAAGAAGTCTGACTTTGAAAAAGCCGGAATAAAGGGGGAATTTGTCCAGGATAACCATTCAAGGTCAAAGTACGGCGTTTTAAGGGGCTTACACTTCCAGAAAGAACCTTATGCGCAGGCAAAGATTGTCCGCTGCATAAGGGGGGTTATCTTTGACGTAGCCGTTGATCTGAGAAAGAACTCCCCCACCTTTGGAAAATGGGTTGGGGTAATACTCTCGGAGTTCAATAAGTGGCAGCTCTACATCCCGAGGGGCTTCGCCCACGGCTTCCTTGTGCTAAGCGATGTCGCTGAGGTCGTTTACAAGGTGGACAACGTATACGCTCCAGAGTATGAAGGGGGGCTAATATGGAATGACCCCGATGTAAATATAAAATGGCCCATAGACAACCCAATACTCTCGGAGAAAGATAAGAAATGGCCAACTTTGAAGGAGTTAATTGAGAAAGATGAACTGTTTTAG
- a CDS encoding type II toxin-antitoxin system VapC family toxin, giving the protein MTSGKFRFFIDSNVILNYFYGDDNAREIIEIAENAGEVFINGIVLTEVSIRYLKDETGEKSYTLKRKPELVKNVDKSPPYAVLGKFLYLSDNVLIGEDAVILMDIYGLLPNDAIILATCKFYGIKYLMSFDSDFREACKGEGIILIESKEKLDEIIKFGDSK; this is encoded by the coding sequence ATGACGAGTGGGAAGTTTAGGTTCTTCATTGACAGCAATGTTATACTGAATTATTTTTACGGAGATGATAACGCAAGAGAAATAATAGAGATTGCAGAAAATGCTGGTGAAGTTTTCATAAATGGAATTGTTTTAACTGAAGTTTCGATAAGATATTTGAAAGATGAAACTGGTGAAAAAAGCTACACTTTGAAGCGCAAACCGGAACTCGTTAAAAACGTTGATAAAAGCCCGCCTTATGCAGTTCTCGGCAAGTTCTTGTACCTTTCAGATAATGTGCTTATTGGAGAAGATGCAGTGATATTAATGGATATTTATGGTCTTCTGCCTAACGATGCTATAATTTTAGCTACCTGTAAGTTTTATGGGATTAAGTATTTGATGTCATTTGACAGTGACTTTAGGGAGGCATGTAAGGGAGAAGGAATTATCCTAATTGAAAGCAAAGAAAAGCTGGATGAAATTATCAAATTTGGTGACTCAAAATGA
- a CDS encoding ATP-binding protein, protein MWNPGELPPGIVIEDLKKETHPSKLRNPKIAQVFYYAGLIERWGTGTFKIVRLCLESGLPEPEFSEEAGGFVVLLRKDVYT, encoded by the coding sequence ATCTGGAATCCTGGGGAACTACCTCCTGGAATTGTTATTGAAGATTTAAAAAAGGAAACACATCCTTCCAAGCTGAGAAACCCCAAGATTGCCCAGGTTTTCTACTATGCCGGACTGATCGAGAGGTGGGGAACAGGAACGTTTAAGATAGTTCGTCTCTGTTTGGAGAGCGGCTTACCCGAGCCTGAGTTTAGTGAGGAGGCTGGAGGCTTTGTGGTTCTTTTGAGGAAAGATGTTTATACTTAA
- a CDS encoding AlbA family DNA-binding domain-containing protein → MDVSDLIKKGESETIEFKRELNDSVYKTLSAFANTDGGILLLGVSNDGKVFGFSGDLDSLARSIRHNLRINPPIKVEEIGEKKVVIIDVSKSPVPISFKGRYYKRVGAQTVEMGWEDLQRFFLQKSGVTWDSLPSSAALEDLDEETIRKFVHMARNRLPYINENEDVESILDKLGLLEDGKITNAALLLFGKEPQRYYIQAKVRIGRFKDPITIIDDKEIGGNLFTQVEEVMKVIMSHIGVRYEFEGELRRKEIWDYPLDALREAIINALIHRDYTDPSNVQIKIFR, encoded by the coding sequence ATGGATGTTAGTGACCTGATTAAGAAAGGCGAGAGTGAAACCATTGAGTTTAAGCGGGAGTTGAATGATTCTGTTTACAAGACGCTGTCAGCATTTGCTAACACTGACGGTGGGATTTTGCTCCTTGGTGTTAGCAATGATGGCAAGGTTTTTGGCTTTTCTGGGGACTTAGATAGTTTAGCCAGATCAATAAGGCACAATCTTAGAATAAATCCGCCCATAAAAGTTGAAGAGATTGGTGAAAAGAAAGTTGTCATTATTGACGTTTCTAAATCACCTGTTCCAATTTCATTTAAGGGGAGATATTATAAAAGGGTTGGAGCTCAGACCGTTGAGATGGGCTGGGAGGATTTGCAGAGATTCTTCCTTCAGAAATCTGGGGTCACGTGGGATTCTCTGCCATCTTCTGCAGCGTTGGAAGATCTGGATGAGGAAACTATCAGAAAGTTTGTTCATATGGCTAGAAATAGGTTGCCATACATCAATGAAAACGAAGACGTTGAGTCAATTCTCGATAAACTGGGGCTTTTGGAAGATGGGAAGATAACCAACGCTGCGCTACTGCTCTTTGGAAAAGAGCCGCAGAGGTATTATATCCAAGCTAAGGTCAGAATAGGGCGCTTTAAGGATCCGATAACAATCATAGACGACAAAGAGATTGGAGGAAATCTCTTTACCCAAGTTGAAGAAGTCATGAAAGTGATAATGAGCCACATTGGAGTTAGGTATGAGTTTGAGGGGGAGCTGAGGAGAAAGGAAATCTGGGATTATCCCTTAGATGCCCTTAGGGAAGCCATAATAAACGCCCTGATTCACAGGGACTACACTGACCCGAGCAACGTGCAGATTAAGATTTTTCGATGA
- the rfbD gene encoding dTDP-4-dehydrorhamnose reductase: protein MRVAVIGANGQLGTDLVEVFGEEAIPLTRKDLDVTDFESLKILKELKPEVIINTAAYVRVDDAELYPEEAFKVNAIGALNVARIANEIGAINVYISTDYVFDGAKGEPYTEEDIPNPINVYGASKYIGEIFTRNYSKKYYIIRVASLYGKAGARGKGGNFVEWVIKKANKGEELRIVNDQFMSPTYTKDVARTLRELLRLRPSFGVYHMVNEGYCSWYEFTRAIFEILGWDVRVKPINSSELKRLAKRPKFSALKNEKLEKIGLKMKHWKEALGEYLKEKGYL from the coding sequence ATGAGAGTTGCAGTAATTGGGGCAAACGGCCAGTTGGGAACTGATTTGGTTGAAGTCTTTGGGGAAGAAGCAATTCCTTTGACTCGCAAAGATTTAGACGTAACAGATTTCGAGAGCTTGAAGATTTTGAAGGAGCTTAAGCCCGAGGTGATAATCAATACAGCAGCTTACGTTAGGGTTGATGATGCTGAACTTTACCCTGAGGAGGCCTTTAAGGTGAACGCCATTGGAGCGTTGAACGTCGCGAGGATTGCCAATGAAATCGGAGCAATAAACGTCTACATCAGCACTGATTACGTTTTTGACGGGGCCAAAGGTGAGCCCTATACCGAAGAAGATATCCCAAACCCAATCAACGTCTACGGGGCGAGCAAGTACATAGGTGAGATTTTCACGAGGAATTATTCTAAGAAGTACTACATAATCAGGGTTGCAAGCTTGTATGGAAAAGCTGGGGCGAGGGGAAAGGGCGGGAACTTCGTCGAGTGGGTTATCAAGAAGGCCAATAAGGGAGAGGAGCTTAGGATTGTTAATGATCAGTTTATGAGCCCAACTTATACTAAGGACGTCGCGAGAACTTTGAGGGAGCTTTTAAGGCTGAGGCCAAGCTTTGGCGTCTACCACATGGTGAATGAAGGATATTGTAGTTGGTATGAATTCACTAGGGCAATATTTGAGATTCTGGGCTGGGATGTTAGAGTGAAGCCTATAAACTCAAGTGAGCTGAAGAGGCTAGCAAAGAGGCCGAAGTTTTCAGCGTTAAAGAATGAGAAGCTCGAAAAAATTGGGCTGAAGATGAAACACTGGAAAGAAGCTTTGGGAGAGTATTTGAAGGAGAAAGGATATCTCTAA